Within the Paenibacillus sp. AN1007 genome, the region GAAGTAATCTTGAAGATATTGTAGAGAACTCCCATCAGGGAGAGAATGAGTCTGTATTTTATAATACTAACGGGGACTCCATCACACGTAAGAAGGCCAGTCCGGTAACATCTAATATTGTAAAGGAGATCGCAAAACATCTTCAACCTACCTCCGGTTCTGAAACCGTGTCTGTAAACGAAGAAAAGTATATCGTAAACTATGTATACTCTCATCAGCTCGGATGGTATTTAATTGACTTCATGCCGCTTGACAGGGCTTTACAACCCATTCGTTTCACTCAGATCTGGTTCTATGCTTCTTGTATCATGCTGTTTATCGCAGGAATCACGATCATTGTGGTTCTCTTCCGTAAAGTACAGATTCCAATTCTCGCCTTATTGAAAGGTGTTCGACTTTTGAAGCATGGTGACTTCTCTTATCGAATACAGCGGGAGAGCAGTAACGAGTTTGATTTTTTATATGGACAATTTAATGATATGGCTGGGCAAATCGAGGATCTGATTGAAAAAGTGTATAAAGAGAAAATTGTAGCAAGGGAAGCCGTGTTAAAGCAGCTGCAGGCTCAGATTAATCCTCATTTTCTGTATAATTGCCTTTTCTTTATCAACAATATGACGAGATTGGGCAATGAGGAAGCGGTGACAGCCATGACACAAAATTTGGCCGAATATTTCAGGTATACGACGCGATTGGACGAACCTATGACAACCCTGGAAAAAGAGATGGGGATCATACGCAACTATCTTAAAATTCAGAGCTTGCGCATGGATCGGCTCTCCTATCAGATTGAATTTCCAGAGGAATTAAAGACTGTGCCGATTCCGAAACTGCTCATTCAGCCTTTGGTGGAAAACAGTATCATTCATGGGATTGAAACAAAGCGTGATTCTGGCGTCATACACGTCTCAATAAAACGAATTGAACATGGGATCTGCATCAAGGTAGATGATGACGGGAAAGGAATGAGTACGAATGATATCCATGCGCTTAAGGCTAGGATCTCAAAACCTCCGATCGATACGGTGGGATGTGCGCTTTGGAACATTTCGGAACGCCTAAGAATACATGATCCTGTTAACTCACATCTCGAGTTTGAGCAAAGCCCGCTTGGGGGTCTGCGCGTCCAGTTACAGTGGTCTCTTGAACCTCAACGAAGTGAAAACACGGAGTGAGTTATGGAACTGACCTCATGGACTCTCGTACGTTTAACCAATAAATCGCACCAAAACAAAGGCACCTGGATTATTATAATCCAAGTGCCTTTTCTCTGGTCTATTGTTGCTTCACGGTATCATACCACTCATTTACTTCTTTGATGATGTTATCTCCTCCAGATGATTTCCACTTTGCAACAAAAGAATCGAATTCATCAACGGGCTTTTTGCCATAAATAATTTCAATATAGGAGTCTATCTGCATTTTGGTCAATAATTCCTGCCTGGAAAGCATCGTTTTGGTAGAAGGACCTAAGAAATACTCTGGTACATCGATATCACTCTGATCCATTGCAATCAGCAAAGCTTTTGAAGAAAAAGCCTCCAGAGGATTAGATGTGTCATTGCCAAGAATGCCTGTTGGTGCCAATGCCGCTAACTCTTGATTACTCAACGTTTCGTTTTTAGCCATTTTAACATTGGCTTCCAACCTTTTGGAAGGATATACGGCGTCCGAGCCAGTAATCGTATATTTCATCGTTGAAACTTTGCCACCTGTAATTTTACTCTCATCCATAACGGCTTTGCCATTCTCAATCACATAATCGTATCCATCCTGAAAACCCTTGAATAGCAATGGATCATTCGAGTTATATGCCTCATACAATTCATTTTGATAATGGAAAAACGCTTGTAGAGCTTCTTCTGAAATATCTTTATTGATCAGGATCGCACTCGTATATGGTTCCGCGATAGTTCGCATATTTTTGCCATCTGCTCCCTCAGGAATCGGATAAGGATTGTAAATCGCATTGGGGTTAGATGCCAGAAGCATCGAGCCCGGATAAACCATCATCCAGTTTTCTCCTCCAAGCATACCCACTTTTCCAGAAGCAACGTTCTCAGCTACTTTATTAAAATCGTGCAGAGCAATGTCACTCGCAATGTATCCCTTGTTCATCCACTCATTGAGTTTGCTCAAACCTGACTTGATCTCTGGTTGAATTGACCCATACTTGAGGTTGCCATCCGTGTCTGGATACCAGCGTTCCGGTATAGCTCCAAACATTCCAAAGAACCATGAAGTATCACCCATAGGTGAGCCGACTACTTGATCTTTCATCGCGAGTTCCAGAGCTAAAGTGTCCTTTTTTCCATTGCCATCAGGATCTTGATTCACAAAAGCATCCATCACCTTCTCCAGCTCATCCAATGTGGTTGGTGCTTTAAGGTTTAACTTATCCAGCCAATCCTGTCTGATCCAAAGTACAGACTGGGTTCCAGCTGTAGGGCGAACTACCGGTATGGCAAATTTTTTGCCATCTTTTATGAAAGGATACCAAGCGGTGGGTTCCTCTGCGAGAGCTGCTTTCCAGGTATCCGATGCGTATTTGTCGAATGCTTCTGTTACGTCAAGCAATTTACCTGAGTCAATAAAAGTATTGATCGTGTTGGATTGGCTTGAGTTGGCGACGAACAGATCAGGTATCTGGTCTCCAGAAGACAACATTAGCTTCAATTTGGTGTCGTAATCTACCGCAGAGGATGTCCATAACGTTTTCATTTCTACGCCGAGCGTATCTTTGGCCCAGCGGGTATGAACATTGTCCATATAGTTTTCACCATTTTTGAATTTGACTGTAGGGTCCTCGCTTCTCACCATTGTTACCGATACCGCAGGCTCGATTTTTCCATTCACAATTTTAATTTCTTTTGCAGGCTCATTCGATTTGGCTGCCTCTTCTTTATTGCTGCAAGCGGTTAACAGACTAAAGCTCATCGCAAGAAGCAGGCATCCCCACATCATTTTTCTTTGTTTTTTCATACTTTTCCCCCCAATGGAATTATTCTTTTACTGCACCGATAACAATCCCGGCTGTAAAAAACTTTTGAAGCACAGGATAGATGAGCAAAATCGGTATAGCCCCAATTAAGACCTGAGCTGCCCGAATAGAGCGATTGTTAATTTTCGCAATGTCATTCACATTGCTGGCATCGACAACCGGTACAGCAATTAGAGATTTGAGGAGCGTACTGAGTGGTACATTGTCTCCCCTCATATAAATGGAGCCCGCAAACCATTCATTCCAATCGTTCACCACCATAAATAGGCCTACAGTTGCAAGGACAGGCAAGGATAGCGGCAGAAACATATTGAAGAACACCTGCCAATGATTGGCTCCGTCCATAAAAGCAGATTCTTCGATCTCCTTCGGTAATGCTTTGAAAAAATTCATGATGAGAACGAGATAAAATACGTTGACCAAACCTGGAAGCACAAGTGCCCAGACGGAATTATACAAGCCAATTTTGGTGACGAGCAGATAGGTAGGAATTAGCCCGCCATTAAACAACATCGCAACCACAAACAGACTTACAAACAGTTTGTATCCAGCGATGCCGTCCCTCCCGCCGCCTTTGGATAACACATAAGCTGCCATACAGTTGATCATAAGTCCGAGCACCAGGCTTAGCACGGTACGCTGTATTGAAATCCATATCGCTGGCAGGAAAGCGGGATTCTCAAGTGCTTTCAGATAGGAGTTAAAGGTAATATCGATCGGGAAAAAAGTAACTCTGTTTGCCATAACGGCTTCTGTTGAACTTAGCGATATGGCAACAACATGTAGCAATGGTACAACACAAATTAGTGCTAGTAATATCATGAGTACATTATTAAATGTCTGAAACCAGCGCTGAGGCGTAGACATCACTTGCATAAAATCCCACCTTAGAAAATTTTATAGTCAGCTACTTTGTAGGCAATCCGGTATGCACCCAGAATTAAAATCAGGCTGACAATGGATTTGAATAAACCGATTGCAGTAGAGAAGCTGTAGTTACCATCAATCAGACCGATCCGATAAACAAAAGTATCGATGATATCACCTTTTTCATACACCAGAGGGTTATACAAATTAAAGATTTGATCAAAGCCTGCATTCAGTATTTGACTGAGTGAAAGTGTTAGTACCACAGCTATTGTTGGAATTAGAGATGGCAAAGTGATATGCAGCATCTGTTTCCATTTGCCTGCTCCATCAATCTGTGCTGCTTCATACAGTGCTGGATTGATTCCGACTATGGCCGCGAGGAAAATGATGGAACCATATCCGAACTCTTTCCATACTTCACTCGATACCACTGTAAACAGAAACCAGTTGTTATCACCCAGAAAGAAGATGGGGTTGAGTCCTAATGCCTGCAGTGCCTGATTAACAAGACCGCTGTCCGGGTTAAGCAGCTCAATAAAAATACCGCCTAGAACAACCCATGAGAGAAAGTGTGGGAGAAAAACAAATGTTTGAACAGTACTTCTTAATACTTTGCGGCGGACTTCATTAATCAGCAGTGCAAAGCCCATCGTCGAAATAAAACCAAAAACCAGTTTTAACACCGCGATCCGAAGTGTATTCCAGATGACCTGCACGCTATCTGGATATTCAAATAGAAATTTGAAATGTTCCATGCCTACCCATTCGGACCCCATTATCCCCAGATAAGGTTTGTAATCCTGAAACGCCATGACTAGTCCGCCCAGGGGCATGTAGACAAATACAAGAACCAATAGCACGGCGGGGCTTAACATTAAGTAGAGCTGCCAGCGATCTCCTCGTCTATTGATTTTCACTTTGTCCTTTTTTGGGGCTGCCAACTCCATATGAGACCTCCTCATGTCTGATGTAGAATAGTATTAATGGATTTATTGTAAGCGCATACAAGTCTGCGGGATATAATGCAATACAAAGGGTGAATAGCGTTTTCTTAACTTATAGATGAAAAAGCTGATCGTAAAAAAAGCCGCCATACAGGCGACTTCATTACGTAGACCGTTCTCTGGACTAACTTAATGTACAACGATTTGCTCTTTATAACTTTTTTTTACAGGAGCATTTGTATTCAAGGAGCATCGGAAGCTGTGCTGTCCACTCGTCAAAATGTGTATCTCTTCATTGGGCATGTGTAAAGAGCATGTTGTAGAAACGGGGACTGTAACCTCGACATGGAATTGATGTTCATCCCGTTTCCAGTCTACACTCGCCAGGCCATAAGGGGTTATCGTAGAAGCTTTAGCCCATGTAATGCCTCCTCCAATCATAGGAGCGACTCGGAAAGTCTGATATCCGCCGCTGGTGGACTCCAAACCTGCAAGCCTTTTATAAAGCCAATCGCCCACAGCTCCATTCGCGTAATGATTAAAGGAAACCATTCCCCCATTCGATTCTTCTGCAGATTTATTGCCGCTTAGTTCTTCAATATTTACAGTTCCATCAGGTCTCAGTGCATCCCAGCGCTCCCAGATCGTTGTCCCGCCAGCCTTCACCTCGTATAGCCAGGATGGACATTCCTCCTGTAACAGCAGTTCATATGCTGCGTCAAGCTGTCCATTGTCAGACAGGGCAAACAGTAGATAAGGGGTTCCGGTAAAGCCTGTTGTAAGGTGATTTCCCGCTTCGTGAATTAATCGAGTCAAATTATTCACCATTTGCTTTGTTTCCTCACCTTCCGTCATGCCAAAATGAAGGGGGAGCACATAGGCCGTCTGAAATTCTTCTTTCATATTCCCCTGTTTATCAGTAAATACGTTCCGGTACGCGGTGATAATTTTTTTTCTTAAATCGTAGTAATAGGATACATCTTCGGTGTGCCCTAGAATGGAAGCGATCTTTGCCATAATGCCACACGAGTTAGCGAAATAAGCGGTGCCTACCCATTTCCCTTTTTTAATCCATGCTTTGGCATCTCCTTCCGGTGCAGCCCAGTCACCAAAATGGAACGGGAAACGCCAAACATAACGATCAGCAGGCGAGACTGCTAGGAAAGAAGACCACCATTTCGCTGCTTTTAGAAATTTCTTCATGGAAACATATTGTTTTTCAAGAACCTGTTTATTGCCGCGTGCCAAGTATTCAGCCCAAGGGACCAGAATACTGCTGTCTCCCCAACATGAATTAGCCATTGCAGGCCAGTGATCTCCACCTCGGGGAATAACCATAGGAAATCCGCCACCTTTGGATTGCTCTGCTCGCATATCCATCAACCATTTATCAAAGAATCGGCTCATGTCGAAGTTGAAACAAGCCGTTGAAGCAAAAACAGCAATATCCCCTGTCCATCCCTGACGTTCATCCCGTTGCGGACAGTCTGTTGGAATATCAACAAAGTTGGAGCGTCCTCCCCAACGGATGTTACTCTGAAGCTGTGTTAAGAGTGGATTGGAACATGAAAAATGACCAATCTCCTTGAAATCAGAATGTAGTACATAAGCCGAAAGTTCAATCTGGTCCGGATCTATCCCGGTCAAACCAACATAACGAAATCCCATATAAGTCAACCGAGGTGAATACGTTTGCTCTCCTTCCAGACAAACATATGTCGCAGCAGCCTTCGCGGTACGCAAAGATTTTACGAATAGTTCTTGATCAACCAATACTTCAGCGTGTCGAAACACAACCTTTTGATTGTGTTTCCCCACAATTTTGGCTTGGATAACGCCTGCAAAGTTTTGACCAAAATCATAGATGATTTCACCACTCGGTGCTATAGTGCGGGATATCGGTTTCAATTCTTCCTGTACACGCACGGGCAAACCATACTGGGCTAATAATGCCGGCTTTTTGCGAGGGTGGGTTATATCAACCCGCTTCCAATGAACATGGTTAAGATCAATGGTGGCATCATAATGTTCACCGTCATACCATTCTGCCATACGATAGTTTCCATTCAGAGTAACTTCCCAGGTTGGATCAGTAACGATTAAATCTGATGTACCGTCTGTATACTCGATGTACAGTTCCAATAATAATGCTTGACGATCAGCACTAATTTTATTTTTACGAACATAATTGAATGAACCGACAGCCCATCCCCCCGCTACTACAGCTGTGACTGCGTTCGATGATTTCAGTTGATGTGTAACATCATAGGTCTGGTACTGGATCTGATGATCATATGAAGTGAACCCTGGAGCAAAATAATCTTTCCCCACCTTTTCACCATTCAGAGTAAGTTCATATACCCCCAGCGCCGTTACGTTGATCCACGCCCTTGTCACCGTCCGTGTGAGTTCAAAGTTACGGCGAAATGTCATAGGTACAGGAGAAACCTT harbors:
- a CDS encoding histidine kinase, with the translated sequence MREKYRTFLSMVAITFIMLAAVLIMYTFSVQSSVDTVQKDIETNNLNRVQFVVNSLDQSLDRLNMLSISMETDNSIALLRSVDVMSSYEQVQLIQNIATRVNLQSLSEGWNNKISIYSTLLKQWIISSEMGMKAPIVNSNNTGWHFDKASDKYYKYKVMPQTIIRLEFPRSNLEDIVENSHQGENESVFYNTNGDSITRKKASPVTSNIVKEIAKHLQPTSGSETVSVNEEKYIVNYVYSHQLGWYLIDFMPLDRALQPIRFTQIWFYASCIMLFIAGITIIVVLFRKVQIPILALLKGVRLLKHGDFSYRIQRESSNEFDFLYGQFNDMAGQIEDLIEKVYKEKIVAREAVLKQLQAQINPHFLYNCLFFINNMTRLGNEEAVTAMTQNLAEYFRYTTRLDEPMTTLEKEMGIIRNYLKIQSLRMDRLSYQIEFPEELKTVPIPKLLIQPLVENSIIHGIETKRDSGVIHVSIKRIEHGICIKVDDDGKGMSTNDIHALKARISKPPIDTVGCALWNISERLRIHDPVNSHLEFEQSPLGGLRVQLQWSLEPQRSENTE
- a CDS encoding sugar ABC transporter — protein: MKKQRKMMWGCLLLAMSFSLLTACSNKEEAAKSNEPAKEIKIVNGKIEPAVSVTMVRSEDPTVKFKNGENYMDNVHTRWAKDTLGVEMKTLWTSSAVDYDTKLKLMLSSGDQIPDLFVANSSQSNTINTFIDSGKLLDVTEAFDKYASDTWKAALAEEPTAWYPFIKDGKKFAIPVVRPTAGTQSVLWIRQDWLDKLNLKAPTTLDELEKVMDAFVNQDPDGNGKKDTLALELAMKDQVVGSPMGDTSWFFGMFGAIPERWYPDTDGNLKYGSIQPEIKSGLSKLNEWMNKGYIASDIALHDFNKVAENVASGKVGMLGGENWMMVYPGSMLLASNPNAIYNPYPIPEGADGKNMRTIAEPYTSAILINKDISEEALQAFFHYQNELYEAYNSNDPLLFKGFQDGYDYVIENGKAVMDESKITGGKVSTMKYTITGSDAVYPSKRLEANVKMAKNETLSNQELAALAPTGILGNDTSNPLEAFSSKALLIAMDQSDIDVPEYFLGPSTKTMLSRQELLTKMQIDSYIEIIYGKKPVDEFDSFVAKWKSSGGDNIIKEVNEWYDTVKQQ
- a CDS encoding carbohydrate ABC transporter permease; its protein translation is MANRVTFFPIDITFNSYLKALENPAFLPAIWISIQRTVLSLVLGLMINCMAAYVLSKGGGRDGIAGYKLFVSLFVVAMLFNGGLIPTYLLVTKIGLYNSVWALVLPGLVNVFYLVLIMNFFKALPKEIEESAFMDGANHWQVFFNMFLPLSLPVLATVGLFMVVNDWNEWFAGSIYMRGDNVPLSTLLKSLIAVPVVDASNVNDIAKINNRSIRAAQVLIGAIPILLIYPVLQKFFTAGIVIGAVKE
- a CDS encoding ABC transporter permease subunit; protein product: MLSPAVLLVLVFVYMPLGGLVMAFQDYKPYLGIMGSEWVGMEHFKFLFEYPDSVQVIWNTLRIAVLKLVFGFISTMGFALLINEVRRKVLRSTVQTFVFLPHFLSWVVLGGIFIELLNPDSGLVNQALQALGLNPIFFLGDNNWFLFTVVSSEVWKEFGYGSIIFLAAIVGINPALYEAAQIDGAGKWKQMLHITLPSLIPTIAVVLTLSLSQILNAGFDQIFNLYNPLVYEKGDIIDTFVYRIGLIDGNYSFSTAIGLFKSIVSLILILGAYRIAYKVADYKIF
- a CDS encoding family 78 glycoside hydrolase catalytic domain, coding for MLMLSSIKINGLESGCITDHAPMISFALSSDRAGEKLHEAIIEVGDWRVTTSDQINNLYTGPLKPHTEYHVRIIATGTSGEQAEHFALFKTGRMGSKWSAQWITDMSYDFPKKVSPVPMTFRRNFELTRTVTRAWINVTALGVYELTLNGEKVGKDYFAPGFTSYDHQIQYQTYDVTHQLKSSNAVTAVVAGGWAVGSFNYVRKNKISADRQALLLELYIEYTDGTSDLIVTDPTWEVTLNGNYRMAEWYDGEHYDATIDLNHVHWKRVDITHPRKKPALLAQYGLPVRVQEELKPISRTIAPSGEIIYDFGQNFAGVIQAKIVGKHNQKVVFRHAEVLVDQELFVKSLRTAKAAATYVCLEGEQTYSPRLTYMGFRYVGLTGIDPDQIELSAYVLHSDFKEIGHFSCSNPLLTQLQSNIRWGGRSNFVDIPTDCPQRDERQGWTGDIAVFASTACFNFDMSRFFDKWLMDMRAEQSKGGGFPMVIPRGGDHWPAMANSCWGDSSILVPWAEYLARGNKQVLEKQYVSMKKFLKAAKWWSSFLAVSPADRYVWRFPFHFGDWAAPEGDAKAWIKKGKWVGTAYFANSCGIMAKIASILGHTEDVSYYYDLRKKIITAYRNVFTDKQGNMKEEFQTAYVLPLHFGMTEGEETKQMVNNLTRLIHEAGNHLTTGFTGTPYLLFALSDNGQLDAAYELLLQEECPSWLYEVKAGGTTIWERWDALRPDGTVNIEELSGNKSAEESNGGMVSFNHYANGAVGDWLYKRLAGLESTSGGYQTFRVAPMIGGGITWAKASTITPYGLASVDWKRDEHQFHVEVTVPVSTTCSLHMPNEEIHILTSGQHSFRCSLNTNAPVKKSYKEQIVVH